Proteins from one Deinococcus sp. AB2017081 genomic window:
- a CDS encoding ribonucleotide reductase stimulatory protein, with product MQLIFDSLTGNVRRLAGRVTQRLDAPPALDVRHAEPDGDFLLLTYTFHRGEVPDTTLAFLARHGHRLRGVVASGSYHWGTHFARAADMIAVRYDVPVVAKVNKGGTDADVAQITGWVQAHRTELL from the coding sequence ATGCAGCTGATCTTCGATTCCCTGACCGGCAACGTGCGCCGGCTGGCGGGCCGCGTGACCCAGCGCCTGGACGCCCCGCCCGCGCTGGACGTGCGCCACGCCGAGCCCGACGGGGACTTCCTGCTGCTGACCTACACCTTCCACCGGGGCGAGGTGCCCGACACGACGCTGGCCTTTCTGGCCCGGCACGGGCACCGGCTGCGGGGGGTGGTCGCCAGCGGGTCGTACCACTGGGGCACGCACTTCGCCCGCGCCGCCGACATGATCGCCGTCCGCTACGACGTGCCCGTGGTGGCAAAGGTCAACAAGGGCGGCACCGACGCCGACGTGGCGCAGATCACTGGCTGGGTACAGGCCCATCGTACGGAATTGCTTTGA